A stretch of Rhinoderma darwinii isolate aRhiDar2 chromosome 4, aRhiDar2.hap1, whole genome shotgun sequence DNA encodes these proteins:
- the GPR87 gene encoding G-protein coupled receptor 87 yields the protein MDLNLHVNSPEYIKDDFHNNITSHGGNTTTLTELLRIIFPVVYLIIFLGSIMLNGLAVWIFFQIRSKTSFIVYLKNIMGADLLMTVSFPFKIIQTSGIAQWNFNFYLCRYTSILFYTSMYISIVFLGLISIDRYLKVVKPFGSSKMYSIKFTKMVSTSVWLLMSVLALPNVILTNAEPTRDNVNDCMKLKSPFGVQWHTAITYIDLFIFFTLMIVLIACYISISRHIQKSSKPFVSCSSRTRRHNQSIRVVVAVFFTCFLPYHLCELPFLFSLDTILEKHMYNILLYCKEGTVILAACNVCLDPIIYFFMCRSFSHRLFNRSSIRSRSESIRSLQSVKKSEVRIYCDYTEV from the exons ATGGATTTAAATCTTCATGTTAACTCACCAG aatatataaaggatgACTTTCACAATAACATCACAAGTCATGGAGGAAACACTACAACTCTCACAGAACTGCTGAGGATCATCTTTCCTGTGGTATATCTCATTATTTTCCTTGGGAGTATCATGCTCAATGGTCTTGCAGTCTGGATTTTCTTCCAAATCAGAAGCAAAACAAGTTTTATTGTGTATCTCAAGAACATCATGGGTGCTGACCTCCTGATGACTGTGTCCTTCCCATTTAAGATCATACAGACTTCTGGGATCGCACAATGGAATTTCAACTTCTACCTCTGTCGGTACACCAGCATCTTATTCTATACTAGCATGTACATCAGTATTGTGTTTCTTGGACTTATAAGTATTGATAGATATCTAAAAGTGGTGAAACCTTTTGGGAGTTCAAAAATGTACAGCATAAAGTTCACAAAGATGGTGTCTACGAGTGTTTGGCTACTCATGTCTGTTCTGGCCTTGCCAAATGTCATATTGACAAATGCTGAGCCAACTAGAGACAATGTCAATGACTGCATGAAGCTCAAGAGCCCTTTTGGAGTTCAATGGCATACAGCTATTACTTATATCGACTTGTTCATATTTTTTACTTTGATGATTGTTCTTATTGCATGTTACATTTCAATATCCCGACATATACAGAAATCTAGCAAACCCTTTGTCAGTTGTTCCAGTCGGACAAGAAGACATAACCAAAGTATACGTGTAGTTGTTGCTGTTTTCTTCACATGCTTTTTGCCCTATCATCTTTGTGAGTTGCCTTTCCTGTTCAGCCTGGATACAATCCTGGAGAAACATATGTATAACATTCTGCTATACTGCAAGGAAGGCACGGTAATTCTCGCTGCCTGCAATGTGTGTTTGGATCCTATCATCTATTTCTTCATGTGCAGATCCTTCTCTCACAGGCTGTTTAATAGGTCCAGCATTAGATCTAGGAGTGAAAGTATAAGATCCCTACAAAGTGTGAAGAAGTCTGAAGTGCGGATATACTGTGATTATACAGAGGTATGA